The Candidatus Methylomirabilis tolerans region GGGGGCCGATCCCGTAGATCTCGGCCAGCTCCTCCTCCGGCGCCTGCTCCAGCCGATCCATCGAGCCGTAATGCTGAGCGAGGATCGCTGCCACATGTTCGCCCACATACCGGATTCCCAGCGCGAATAACAAGCGACTCAACCCGCGTCCCTTGCTGCCTTGGATCGCATTATACAGGTTCGTCGCCGACTTCTGTGCCAGTCGTTCAAGCTCGGCGAGGGTAGCCACATCAAGTCGATACAAATCAGCGAACTCCCTGACCAGTGTCCGATCGACAAGCTGCTCCACTATCGCCTCGCCCAGATGTTCGATGTCCATCGCCCTTCTCGCGCCGAAGTGCAGCAGCGACTCTTTCAGCCGGGCTAAGCAGGCAGAGTTGGTGCAGCGGCTGACCACCTCGCCCTCGGGTCGGAAGGCCTGGGCGTTACAGACCGGGCATTGGCTGGGAAAGCGAAATGGTGTGCTGTCAGGGGGCCGCTTTTCTTGAATCACCCGCAAAATGTGCGGGATCACATCGCCGGCTCGTTCGATCAGGACGGTGTCGCCCTCTCGGACGTCCAGGCGTTCGATTTCATCCGCATTGTGTAGCGTCGCTCGGCTGATCGTGGCACCGGCAATCTCTACGGGATCGAGCAGGGCGGTCGGCGTCAGCGCCCCCGTCCTCCCCACGTTGACGCTGATCTTCCTGATGATACTGGTCGCCTGCCGCGCCGGGAACTTGTAGGCGACGGCCCACCTGGGATGGTGGGTGGTCGAGCCGAGCCGCCGTTGCTGCTCGATCGCATCGATCTTGACCACAACGCCGTCGCAGTCGCACCCGATCTCATCTCGCGCGGCCTCAATATCGAGATAAGCCTGAATGGCTCCATCGATATCGGCGCAATGACGGCGATATCGTTCC contains the following coding sequences:
- the ligA gene encoding NAD-dependent DNA ligase LigA, with product MSGISILRAQVDDLRQLIRRHEYLYYVLDRPEITDAEFDTLYQRLQALETQHPELLTPDSPTQRVGGRPVEGFASVQHKAAMLSLDNAYNAEELREFEARIKRALPGEQFTYVVEPKVDGLGVALLYERGRLVRGATRGDGRYGEDVTHNLMTVRGIPRYLHGPLAACAALEVRGEIFIWRQAFEKLNRELEAEGEEPFANPRNAAAGSVRQKDPRITEVRRLDIFIYGVSYAEPDPFTEHWQTMGQLLEAGFLLDPKDRKNTLERYRRHCADIDGAIQAYLDIEAARDEIGCDCDGVVVKIDAIEQQRRLGSTTHHPRWAVAYKFPARQATSIIRKISVNVGRTGALTPTALLDPVEIAGATISRATLHNADEIERLDVREGDTVLIERAGDVIPHILRVIQEKRPPDSTPFRFPSQCPVCNAQAFRPEGEVVSRCTNSACLARLKESLLHFGARRAMDIEHLGEAIVEQLVDRTLVREFADLYRLDVATLAELERLAQKSATNLYNAIQGSKGRGLSRLLFALGIRYVGEHVAAILAQHYGSMDRLEQAPEEELAEIYGIGP